The Zalophus californianus isolate mZalCal1 chromosome 8, mZalCal1.pri.v2, whole genome shotgun sequence genome has a segment encoding these proteins:
- the TBC1D20 gene encoding TBC1 domain family member 20 isoform X1 has protein sequence MALRSAQGDGPTSSRWDGGAEKTDFNAKRKKKVAEIHQALNSDPTDVAALRRMAISEGGLLTDEIRQKVWPKLLNVNTNDPPPISGKNLRQGSKDYQQVLLDVRRSLRRFPPGMPEKQREGLQEELIDIILLILERNPQLHYYQGYHDIVVTFLLVVGEKLTPSLVEKLSTHHLRDFMDPTMDNTKHILNYLMPIIDQVNPELHDFMQCAEVGTIFALSWLITWFGHVLSDFRHVVRLYDFFLACHPLMPIYFAAVIVLYREQEVLDCDCDMASVHHLLSQIPQDLPYETLISRAGDLFVQFPPSELAREASAQQQAEKTAASTFKDFELASAQQRPDTVLRQRFRGFLRPEDRTKDVLTKPRTNRFVKLAVMGLTVALGAAALAVVKSALEWAPKFQLQLFP, from the exons ACTTTAatgccaaaaggaaaaagaaagtggcAGAGATACACCAGGCTCTGAACAGTGACCCCACTGATGTGGCCGCCCTTAGACGCATGGCCATCAGTGAAGGAGGGCTTCTGACTGATGAGATCAGGCAGAAAGTGTGGCCCAAGCTCCTCAATGTCAACACCAATGACCCACCTCCTATATCAG GGAAGAACCTACGGCAGGGAAGCAAGGACTACCAGCAAGTGCTGCTGGACGTCAGGCGGTCTTTGCGGCGGTTCCCGCCTG GCATGccggagaagcagagagaggggctcCAGGAAGAGCTGATCGACATCATCCTCCTCATCTTGGAGCGGAACCCTCAGCTGCACTACTACCAGGGTTACCACGACATCGTGGTCACGTTTCTGCTGGTGGTAGGCGAGAAGCTGACACCGTCCCTGGTAGAAAAATTGTCTACCCACCACCTCAG GGATTTCATGGATCCAACAATGGACAACACCAAGCATATATTAAACTATCTGATGCCCATCATTGACCAGGTGAATCCAGAGCTCCATGACTTCATGCAGTG TGCCGAGGTGGGAACCATCTTTGCCCTCAGCTGGCTCATCACCTGGTTTGGGCATGTCCTGTCTGACTTCAGGCACGTCGTGCGGTTATACGACTTCTTCCTGGCCTGCCACCCGCTGATGCCCATTTACTTTGCAGCCGTG ATCGTGTTGTATCGAGAGCAGGAAGTCCTGGATTGTGACTGTGACATGGCCTCGGTCCACCACCTGTTGTCCCAGATCCCTCAGGACCTGCCCTATGAGACCCTGATCAGCAGAGCTGGAGACCTGTTTGTTCAGTTTCCCCCGTCCGAACTTGCGCGGGAGGCATCTGCCCAACAGCAGGCCGAGAA GACAGCCGCCTCTACCTTCAAAGACTTTGAGCTGGCATCAGCCCAGCAGAGGCCTGACACGGTGCTGCGGCAGCGGTTTCGGGGATTCCTGCGACCTGAGGATCGAACGAAAGACGTCCTGACCAAACCAAGGACCAACCGCTTTGTGAAGCTGGCAGTGATGGGGCTGACGGTGGCACTTGGAGCGGCCGCCCTGGCTGTGGTGAAAAGTGCCTTGGAGTGGGCCCCCAAGTTCCAGCTGCAGCTGTTCCCCTAA
- the RBCK1 gene encoding ranBP-type and C3HC4-type zinc finger-containing protein 1 isoform X2, with translation MDEKTKKAEEMALRLSRAVAGGDEKVAVQCAIWLAEQRVPLSVRLKPEVSPTQDIRLWVSVEDAQMHTVSIWLTVRPDMTVASLKDMVFLDYGFPPVLQQWVIGQRLARDQETLHSHGVRRNGDSAYLYLLSACNTSLNPQELQRERQLRMLEDLGFKDLTLQPRGPLEPAPTKPGVPQEPGRGQPDATPEPPPVGWQCPGCTFINKPTRPGCEMCCRARPEAYQVPASYQPDEEERARLAGEEEALRQYQQRKQQQQEGNYLQHVQLDQRSLVLNTEPTECPVCYLVLAPGDAVVLRECLHAFCRECLQGTIRNSQEAEVSCPFIDNTYSCSGKLLEREIRALLPPEDYQRFLDLGVSIAENRSAFSYHCKTPDCKGWCFFEDDVNEFTCPVCFHVNCLLCKAIHEQMNCKEYQDDLALRAQNDVAARQTTEMLRSMLQQGEAMHCPQCRIVVQKKDGCDWIRCTVCHTEICWVTKGPRWGPGCLQSTKNRRLSCEL, from the exons ATGGACGAGAAGACCAAGAAAG CCGAGGAGATGGCCCTGAGACTCAGCCGGGCAGTGGCAGGCGGGGATGAAAAGGTGGCAGTGCAGTGTGCCATCTGGCTGGCAGAGCAACGGGTGCCCCTGAGTGTGCGACTAAAGCCCGAGGTCTCCCCAACACAGGACATCAG GCTGTGGGTGAGCGTGGAGGATGCTCAGATGCACACAGTCAGCATCTGGCTCACCGTGCGTCCTGACATGACCGTGGCTTCCCTCAAGGACATG GTATTCCTGGACTACGGCTTTCCGCCTGTCCTGCAGCAGTGGGTGATTGGGCAGCGGCTGGCCCGGGACCAAGAGACCCTGCACTCCCATGGGGTGCGGCGGAATGGGGACAGTGCCTACCTCTATCTGCTGTCAGCCTGCAACACCTCACTCAACCCTCAGGAGCTGCAGCGGGAGAGGCAGCTGCGGATGCTGGAAG ATCTGGGCTTCAAGGACCTCACGCTGCAGCCCCGGGGCCCTCTGGAGCCCGCCCCGACGAAGCCCGGAGTCCCCCAGGAGCCGGGGCGGGGCCAGCCCGACGCCACGCCCGAACCCCCGCCG GTGGGCTGGCAGTGCCCCGGCTGCACCTTCATTAACAAGCCCACGAGGCCCGGCTGCGAGATGTGCTGTCGGGCGCGGCCTGAGGCCTACCAGGTCCCTGCCTCGTACCAGCCCGACGAGGAGGAGAGAGCGCGCCTGGCGGGCGAGGAGGAGGCGCTGCGCCAGTACCAGCAG cggaagcagcagcagcaggaggggaaCTACCTGCAGCACGTCCAGCTGGATCAGAGGAGCCTGGTGCTGAACACCGAGCCCACCGAGTGCCCCGTGTGCTACTTGGTGCTGGCGCCCGGCGATGCCGTGGTGCTGCGTGAGTGTCTGCACGCCTTCTGCAG GGAGTGTCTGCAGGGCACCATCCGCAACAGCCAGGAGGCCGAGGTCTCCTGCCCCTTCATTGACAACACCTACTCGTGCTCAGGCAAGCTGCTGGAGAGAGAGATCCGGGCG CTGCTGCCCCCCGAGGATTACCAGCGGTTTCTGGACCTGGGTGTCTCCATCGCGGAAAACCGCAGTGCCTTTAGCTACCACTGCAAGACCCCGGACTGCAAGGGATGGTGCTTCTTTGAGGATGATGTCAACGAGTTTACCTGCCCGGTGTGCTTCCACGTCAACTGCCTGCTCTGTAAG GCCATCCACGAGCAGATGAACTGCAAGGAGTACCAGGACGACCTGGCCCTGCGGGCTCAGAATGACGTGGCCGCCCGGCAGACGACAGAGATGCTCAGG tcgaTGCTGCAGCAGGGCGAGGCCATGCACTGCCCGCAGTGCCGGATCGTGGTGCAGAAGAAGGACGGCTGTGACTGGATCCGCTGCACTGTGTGCCACACGGAAATCTGCTGGGTCACCAAGGGCCCGCGCTGGGGACCCGGG tgtttgcaaAGTACCAAGAACAGAAGACTATCTTGTGAGCTGTGA
- the LOC113937810 gene encoding forkhead box protein C1, giving the protein MQPRAFVSQQGCGVASNLLLLKGGAARPPGPRLLPSEEARSSTRRPPPQQRDWHPGPPGPPAAGSGQRGWQSTRPSCSQRTLCSQCLGSTLEPPGTGGQCLSRDQNEPCPSPQPQPKPHAPTSGAWNPGRP; this is encoded by the exons ATGCAACCAAGAG CTTTTGTGAGCCAGCAAGGCTGTGGGGTCGCCTCCAACTTGCTGCTTTTGAA gggaggggcagcccgCCCTCCAGGGCCGCGGCTGCTCCCATCGGAGGAGGCGCGGTCTTCCACTCGCCGTCCCCCGCCCCAGCAGAGAGACTGGCACCCAGGTCCGCCGGGACCTCCGGCTGCTGGCTCAG GGCAGCGAGGCTGGCAGAGCACAAGACCCTCATGTTCTCAGAGGACTCTCTGCTCCCAGTGCCTGGGGTCAACGCTTGAGCCTCCGGGGACAGGGGGGCAATGCCTGTCCAGGGACCAGAAcgagccctgccccagcccccagccccagcccaaaCCACACGCCCCAACTTCTGGAGCCTGGAATCCAGGCAGGCCTTGA
- the RBCK1 gene encoding ranBP-type and C3HC4-type zinc finger-containing protein 1 isoform X3, whose protein sequence is MGCGGMGTVPTSICCQPATPHSTLRSCSGRGSCGCWKIWASRTSRCSPGALWSPPRRSPESPRSRGGASPTPRPNPRRWAGSAPAAPSLTSPRGPAARCAVGRGLRPTRSLPRTSPTRRRERAWRARRRRCASTSRECLQGTIRNSQEAEVSCPFIDNTYSCSGKLLEREIRALLPPEDYQRFLDLGVSIAENRSAFSYHCKTPDCKGWCFFEDDVNEFTCPVCFHVNCLLCKAIHEQMNCKEYQDDLALRAQNDVAARQTTEMLRSMLQQGEAMHCPQCRIVVQKKDGCDWIRCTVCHTEICWVTKGPRWGPGGPGDTSGGCRCRVNGIPCHPSCQNCH, encoded by the exons ATGGGGTGCGGCGGAATGGGGACAGTGCCTACCTCTATCTGCTGTCAGCCTGCAACACCTCACTCAACCCTCAGGAGCTGCAGCGGGAGAGGCAGCTGCGGATGCTGGAAG ATCTGGGCTTCAAGGACCTCACGCTGCAGCCCCGGGGCCCTCTGGAGCCCGCCCCGACGAAGCCCGGAGTCCCCCAGGAGCCGGGGCGGGGCCAGCCCGACGCCACGCCCGAACCCCCGCCG GTGGGCTGGCAGTGCCCCGGCTGCACCTTCATTAACAAGCCCACGAGGCCCGGCTGCGAGATGTGCTGTCGGGCGCGGCCTGAGGCCTACCAGGTCCCTGCCTCGTACCAGCCCGACGAGGAGGAGAGAGCGCGCCTGGCGGGCGAGGAGGAGGCGCTGCGCCAGTACCAGCAG GGAGTGTCTGCAGGGCACCATCCGCAACAGCCAGGAGGCCGAGGTCTCCTGCCCCTTCATTGACAACACCTACTCGTGCTCAGGCAAGCTGCTGGAGAGAGAGATCCGGGCG CTGCTGCCCCCCGAGGATTACCAGCGGTTTCTGGACCTGGGTGTCTCCATCGCGGAAAACCGCAGTGCCTTTAGCTACCACTGCAAGACCCCGGACTGCAAGGGATGGTGCTTCTTTGAGGATGATGTCAACGAGTTTACCTGCCCGGTGTGCTTCCACGTCAACTGCCTGCTCTGTAAG GCCATCCACGAGCAGATGAACTGCAAGGAGTACCAGGACGACCTGGCCCTGCGGGCTCAGAATGACGTGGCCGCCCGGCAGACGACAGAGATGCTCAGG tcgaTGCTGCAGCAGGGCGAGGCCATGCACTGCCCGCAGTGCCGGATCGTGGTGCAGAAGAAGGACGGCTGTGACTGGATCCGCTGCACTGTGTGCCACACGGAAATCTGCTGGGTCACCAAGGGCCCGCGCTGGGGACCCGGG gGCCCAGGAGACACCAGTGGGGGCTGCCGTTGCCGGGTGAATGGGATTCCTTGCCACCCCAGCTGTCAGAACTGCCACTAG
- the RBCK1 gene encoding ranBP-type and C3HC4-type zinc finger-containing protein 1 isoform X1: MDEKTKKAEEMALRLSRAVAGGDEKVAVQCAIWLAEQRVPLSVRLKPEVSPTQDIRLWVSVEDAQMHTVSIWLTVRPDMTVASLKDMVFLDYGFPPVLQQWVIGQRLARDQETLHSHGVRRNGDSAYLYLLSACNTSLNPQELQRERQLRMLEDLGFKDLTLQPRGPLEPAPTKPGVPQEPGRGQPDATPEPPPVGWQCPGCTFINKPTRPGCEMCCRARPEAYQVPASYQPDEEERARLAGEEEALRQYQQRKQQQQEGNYLQHVQLDQRSLVLNTEPTECPVCYLVLAPGDAVVLRECLHAFCRECLQGTIRNSQEAEVSCPFIDNTYSCSGKLLEREIRALLPPEDYQRFLDLGVSIAENRSAFSYHCKTPDCKGWCFFEDDVNEFTCPVCFHVNCLLCKAIHEQMNCKEYQDDLALRAQNDVAARQTTEMLRSMLQQGEAMHCPQCRIVVQKKDGCDWIRCTVCHTEICWVTKGPRWGPGGPGDTSGGCRCRVNGIPCHPSCQNCH; this comes from the exons ATGGACGAGAAGACCAAGAAAG CCGAGGAGATGGCCCTGAGACTCAGCCGGGCAGTGGCAGGCGGGGATGAAAAGGTGGCAGTGCAGTGTGCCATCTGGCTGGCAGAGCAACGGGTGCCCCTGAGTGTGCGACTAAAGCCCGAGGTCTCCCCAACACAGGACATCAG GCTGTGGGTGAGCGTGGAGGATGCTCAGATGCACACAGTCAGCATCTGGCTCACCGTGCGTCCTGACATGACCGTGGCTTCCCTCAAGGACATG GTATTCCTGGACTACGGCTTTCCGCCTGTCCTGCAGCAGTGGGTGATTGGGCAGCGGCTGGCCCGGGACCAAGAGACCCTGCACTCCCATGGGGTGCGGCGGAATGGGGACAGTGCCTACCTCTATCTGCTGTCAGCCTGCAACACCTCACTCAACCCTCAGGAGCTGCAGCGGGAGAGGCAGCTGCGGATGCTGGAAG ATCTGGGCTTCAAGGACCTCACGCTGCAGCCCCGGGGCCCTCTGGAGCCCGCCCCGACGAAGCCCGGAGTCCCCCAGGAGCCGGGGCGGGGCCAGCCCGACGCCACGCCCGAACCCCCGCCG GTGGGCTGGCAGTGCCCCGGCTGCACCTTCATTAACAAGCCCACGAGGCCCGGCTGCGAGATGTGCTGTCGGGCGCGGCCTGAGGCCTACCAGGTCCCTGCCTCGTACCAGCCCGACGAGGAGGAGAGAGCGCGCCTGGCGGGCGAGGAGGAGGCGCTGCGCCAGTACCAGCAG cggaagcagcagcagcaggaggggaaCTACCTGCAGCACGTCCAGCTGGATCAGAGGAGCCTGGTGCTGAACACCGAGCCCACCGAGTGCCCCGTGTGCTACTTGGTGCTGGCGCCCGGCGATGCCGTGGTGCTGCGTGAGTGTCTGCACGCCTTCTGCAG GGAGTGTCTGCAGGGCACCATCCGCAACAGCCAGGAGGCCGAGGTCTCCTGCCCCTTCATTGACAACACCTACTCGTGCTCAGGCAAGCTGCTGGAGAGAGAGATCCGGGCG CTGCTGCCCCCCGAGGATTACCAGCGGTTTCTGGACCTGGGTGTCTCCATCGCGGAAAACCGCAGTGCCTTTAGCTACCACTGCAAGACCCCGGACTGCAAGGGATGGTGCTTCTTTGAGGATGATGTCAACGAGTTTACCTGCCCGGTGTGCTTCCACGTCAACTGCCTGCTCTGTAAG GCCATCCACGAGCAGATGAACTGCAAGGAGTACCAGGACGACCTGGCCCTGCGGGCTCAGAATGACGTGGCCGCCCGGCAGACGACAGAGATGCTCAGG tcgaTGCTGCAGCAGGGCGAGGCCATGCACTGCCCGCAGTGCCGGATCGTGGTGCAGAAGAAGGACGGCTGTGACTGGATCCGCTGCACTGTGTGCCACACGGAAATCTGCTGGGTCACCAAGGGCCCGCGCTGGGGACCCGGG gGCCCAGGAGACACCAGTGGGGGCTGCCGTTGCCGGGTGAATGGGATTCCTTGCCACCCCAGCTGTCAGAACTGCCACTAG
- the TBC1D20 gene encoding TBC1 domain family member 20 isoform X2, translating into MAISEGGLLTDEIRQKVWPKLLNVNTNDPPPISGKNLRQGSKDYQQVLLDVRRSLRRFPPGMPEKQREGLQEELIDIILLILERNPQLHYYQGYHDIVVTFLLVVGEKLTPSLVEKLSTHHLRDFMDPTMDNTKHILNYLMPIIDQVNPELHDFMQCAEVGTIFALSWLITWFGHVLSDFRHVVRLYDFFLACHPLMPIYFAAVIVLYREQEVLDCDCDMASVHHLLSQIPQDLPYETLISRAGDLFVQFPPSELAREASAQQQAEKTAASTFKDFELASAQQRPDTVLRQRFRGFLRPEDRTKDVLTKPRTNRFVKLAVMGLTVALGAAALAVVKSALEWAPKFQLQLFP; encoded by the exons ATGGCCATCAGTGAAGGAGGGCTTCTGACTGATGAGATCAGGCAGAAAGTGTGGCCCAAGCTCCTCAATGTCAACACCAATGACCCACCTCCTATATCAG GGAAGAACCTACGGCAGGGAAGCAAGGACTACCAGCAAGTGCTGCTGGACGTCAGGCGGTCTTTGCGGCGGTTCCCGCCTG GCATGccggagaagcagagagaggggctcCAGGAAGAGCTGATCGACATCATCCTCCTCATCTTGGAGCGGAACCCTCAGCTGCACTACTACCAGGGTTACCACGACATCGTGGTCACGTTTCTGCTGGTGGTAGGCGAGAAGCTGACACCGTCCCTGGTAGAAAAATTGTCTACCCACCACCTCAG GGATTTCATGGATCCAACAATGGACAACACCAAGCATATATTAAACTATCTGATGCCCATCATTGACCAGGTGAATCCAGAGCTCCATGACTTCATGCAGTG TGCCGAGGTGGGAACCATCTTTGCCCTCAGCTGGCTCATCACCTGGTTTGGGCATGTCCTGTCTGACTTCAGGCACGTCGTGCGGTTATACGACTTCTTCCTGGCCTGCCACCCGCTGATGCCCATTTACTTTGCAGCCGTG ATCGTGTTGTATCGAGAGCAGGAAGTCCTGGATTGTGACTGTGACATGGCCTCGGTCCACCACCTGTTGTCCCAGATCCCTCAGGACCTGCCCTATGAGACCCTGATCAGCAGAGCTGGAGACCTGTTTGTTCAGTTTCCCCCGTCCGAACTTGCGCGGGAGGCATCTGCCCAACAGCAGGCCGAGAA GACAGCCGCCTCTACCTTCAAAGACTTTGAGCTGGCATCAGCCCAGCAGAGGCCTGACACGGTGCTGCGGCAGCGGTTTCGGGGATTCCTGCGACCTGAGGATCGAACGAAAGACGTCCTGACCAAACCAAGGACCAACCGCTTTGTGAAGCTGGCAGTGATGGGGCTGACGGTGGCACTTGGAGCGGCCGCCCTGGCTGTGGTGAAAAGTGCCTTGGAGTGGGCCCCCAAGTTCCAGCTGCAGCTGTTCCCCTAA